In one Salvelinus fontinalis isolate EN_2023a chromosome 16, ASM2944872v1, whole genome shotgun sequence genomic region, the following are encoded:
- the LOC129813207 gene encoding uncharacterized protein LOC129813207, whose amino-acid sequence MIPKIIIFGYTDYIVVNKKRIATCKTCGKKITDGGATTSNFVRHLKLHKERFEQYQMNKSATSEPQQSPISQFMETRVGKYSMNHPQQNAINNAILSDLVIDCNLPLSIVENKSFRHFLSVVDSKYSPVCRRTLTSKVENLATKRRSKLKTQLSNTDHVSVTVDIWSDRKMRGFLGVTVHCMEKDGERIQLKSNLLACDRFKGPHMAERICEQFEAICGEYSIKDKLDYIISDNAADMRKAFTVCFPIEPEDEVHDEDHLDDPELWNDLTPEDQQIVDAAIGTTKQRLQCFAHTLQLVVGDGLKETKVMTPSLSKLSKISSLLHTNTTLKEVFEAEFGERGIPAAVNTRWNSTLRQVKAVIQRDHRKLSHVLEKAGHKELLFTVQEWNKLKELVDILKPFGEATDMTQGEKIVTISSVVPSVLSLNHHLEQRKPQVHFLSGLVRSLQASLNKRFLGIFINVKMARKQDGITAPFSDPVYLKAAALDPAFSLMWVEHHVLVKEEVKEEVAQRVKELILQDATETEQAVPLVDEEEREDHSLGQEEGLFAAYCKRQKKAVRTTPALQLSHYLDICEGQNALLFWAMNRKALPSLFRVAIRVLAVPASSAPVERVFSHGGIILRPHRAQMTDRLLSNLVFCKCNAS is encoded by the exons atgatacccaaaattattattttcggatataCAGACTACATTGTAGtcaacaaaaaacggattgcaacttgcaaaacatgcgggaagaaaattacagatggaggcgcaacaacttccaactttgttcgacatttgaagctgcacaaagaacg ATTTGAACAATACCAGATGAACAAAAGTGCCACAAGTGAACCACAACAGTCTCCAATCTCACAGTTCATGGAGACCCGTGTAGGGAAGTACAGCATGAATCATCCACAGCAGAACGCAATCAACAATGCAATACTGTCCGACCTGGTTATCGATTGCAACTTGCCTCTGTCTATTGTGGAAAACAAGAGTTTTCGTCACTTCCTCTCAGTGGTTGACAGTAAGTACAGCCCAGTGTGTCGCAGAACATTGACATCAAAAGTAGAGAACCTTGCTACAAAGAGACGTTCAAAACTGAAAACTCAGTTGAGCAACACAGACCATGTTTCAGTCACAGTGGACATTTGGTCCGACCGAAAGATGAGGGGGTTCCTTGGTGTCACTGTGCACTGTAtggagaaagacggagagaggATACAGCTCAAATCCAATCTCTTGGCCTGTGACCGCTTCAAAGGCCCACACATGGCCGAAAGAATCTGTGAGCAATTTGAGGCCATATGTGGTGAGTACAGCATTAAAGATAAATTGGACTATATCATTAGTGACAATGCTGCCGACATGAGAAAAGCATTCACGGTGTGCTTCCCCATTGAACCAGAAGATGAAGTACATGACGAAGATCACCTTGATGACCCAGAGCTCTGGAATGACCTAACCCCGGAAGACCAGCAAATAGTGGATGCTGCTATTGGAACAACAAAACAGCGCTTGCAGTGTTTTGCCCACACTCTCCAGCTGGTGGTGGGAGACGGCTTGAAAGAAACAAAAGTGATGACTCCTTCTCTTTCAAAGTTATCAAAAATCAGCTCACTGCTGCATACAAACACAACACTCAAAGAGGTGTTTGAGGCTGAATTTGGGGAAAGAGGGATCCCTGCTGCTGTCAACACAAGATGGAACTCAACACTGAGACAAGTGAAGGCAGTTATCCAACGTGACCATCGAAAGCTCAGTCATGTTCTTGAAAAGGCTGGGCACAAAGAGTTGTTGTTCACAGTACAGGAGTGGAATAAGTTGAAGGAGTTGGTGGACATCCTGAAGCCATTTGGAGAAGCAACAGATATGACACAGGGGGAGAAGATAGTCACAATCAGTTCTGTTGTTCCCTCGGTCCTGTCCCTGAATCACCACCTGGAGCAGCGGAAGCCTCAAGTCCATTTCCTGAGTGGCCTGGTCAGAAGTCTCCAGGCATCCCTGAACAAAAGATTTCTTGGAATCTTCATCAATGTGAAAATGGCCAGGAAACAAGATGGAATCACTGCCCCCTTTTCAGATCCGGTCTACCTCAAAGCAGCTGCCTTGGATCCGGCTTTTTCTCTGATGTGGGTGGAGCACCATGTGCTGGTCAAGGAGGAAGTCAAGGAGGAGGTGGCACAAAGAGTGAAAG AACTGATTCTGCAAGATGCTACAGAGACTGAGCAAGCTGTGCCTCTTGTTGATGAGGAAGAGCGAGAGGACCATAGTCTTGGACAAGAAGAAGGGCTGTTTGCAGCATACTGTAAGAGGCAGAAGAAAGCTGTTCGGACCACTCCAGCACTACAGCTAAGTCACTACCTTGACATATGCGAAGGACAGAATGCCCTCTTGTTCTGGGCAATGAACAGGAAGGCTCTTCCTTCACTGTTCCGAGTGGCCATCAGGGTCTTGGCAGTGCCTGCCTCCAGTGCTCCGGTGGAACGTGTCTTCAGCCATGGTGGCATCATACTGCGGCCTCATCGTGCACAAATGACTGATAGACTTTTATCGAATTTGGTCTTTTGCAAATGCAATGCATCATAG
- the slirp gene encoding SRA stem-loop-interacting RNA-binding protein, mitochondrial produces MASSSKKVFEVFVSKIPWTIASKDMKEYFGQFGQVKKCLLPFDKETGFHRGFCWIGYTSEEGLHNALQKDQHMLEGATLQVQRNRKVFAGQKTNKEEGR; encoded by the exons ATGGCATCGTCGTCTAAGAAGGTTTTTGAGGTGTTTGTGTCTAAAATACCATGGACCATTGCAAGCA AGGACATGAAGGAGTACTTTGGGCAGTTTGGGCAAGTCAAGAAATGCCTACTTCCTTTT GACAAGGAGACAGGATTCCACAGAGGCTTCTGCTGGATCGGCTATACATCCGAGGAAGGCCTGCACAATGCTCTCCAGAAAGACCAACACATGCTGGAGGGAGCCACG CTTCAAGTTCAAAGAAACAGAAAAGTGTTTGCGGGACAGAAAACAAACAAAGAGGAGGGACGCTGA
- the alkbh1 gene encoding nucleic acid dioxygenase ALKBH1 isoform X1, which translates to MTKMAASVVEHGEDAFRKLFKFYKRRNPPPDLRDVIDFSKMVTHEKVFPTELNPAAVSDAEARRAGLCPIRDWTAFGLHGYPGFIFISNPFLPGSQQHWVRQCLKTYPQKPNVCNLDMHMAPMETQDIWGRSAETLRKTGSRVREPKTLLEKLRWVTLGYHYNWDTKTYSADHYTPFPSDLHSISRHVAAACRFPGFNAEAGILNYYRTDSSLGIHVDESELDHTRPLLSFSFGQSAVFLLGGTQREDPPTAMYMHSGDVMVMSGHSRLLYHAVPRVVPAPKGDPLHPSLEEEGLGPGSDQGLAQDHTRGEAILIQPVSEEDWAVCSRYIQTSRVNMTIRQVLGSGQAFPAMDTTDKRIDAGHTDGYHDNQDGENVGLKRRRSDS; encoded by the exons ATGACAAAGATGGCGGCCTCCGTGGTGGAGCATGGAGAAGATGCATTTAGAAAATTGTTTAAATTTTACAAGCGAAGAAATCCTCCACCAGATCTCAGGGATGTCATTGACTTCTCGAAAATGGTGACACATGAGAAG GTCTTTCCCACCGAACTGAACCCAGCTGCAGTGAGTGATGCGGAGGCCAGGAGGGCAGGTCTTTGCCCCATCAGAGACTGGACAGCCTTTGGCTTGCACGGTTATCCAG ggttCATCTTTATATCCAACCCGTTCCTGCCAGGCTCCCAGCAGCACTGGGTGAGACAGTGTCTGAAGACCTACCCACAGAAACCCAACGTGTGTAACCTGGACATGCACATGGCTCCCATGGAAACACAAGACATCTGGGGGAGGAGTGCGGAAACCCTCCG GAAGACAGGTTCGAGGGTCAGGGAGCCCAAGACACTGCTGGAGAAGCTTCGCTGGGTGACCCTGGGCTACCACTACAACTGGGACACCAAG ACATACTCAGCAGATCACTACACTCCGTTCCCATCAGATCTCCACTCTATATCCCGCCATGTGGCCGCAGCCTGCCGATTTCCTGGGTTCAACGCAGAAGCTGGAATCCTCAACTACTACCGCACCGATTCGTCACTCGGGATCCACGTAGACGAATCAGAGCTGGACCACACTAGACCCCTCCTGTCATTCAG TTTTGGCCAATCCGCCGTCTTCCTGCTTGGTGGAACTCAGAGGGAAGACCCGCCCACCGCCATGTACATGCACAGCGGTGACGTCATGGTAATGTCAGGACACAGCCGCCTCCTCTACCACGCCGTGCCTCGCGTTGTCCCCGCCCCCAAGGGAGACCCCTTACACCCCTCTCTAGAGGAGGAGGGCCTAGGCCCAGGGTCAGACCAGGGACTCGCACAGGACCATACCCGGGGAGAGGCCATCCTGATCCAGCCGGTATCAGAGGAGGACTGGGCGGTGTGCTCCAGGTACATCCAGACCTCCAGGGTGAATATGACCATCAGACAGGTGCTTGGGTCTGGCCAGGCCTTCCCCGCCATGGACACGACAGACAAACGAATAGACGCGGGACACACGGATGGGTACCATGACAACCAGGATGGAGAGAATGTGggactgaagaggaggaggagtgactCATGA
- the alkbh1 gene encoding nucleic acid dioxygenase ALKBH1 isoform X3 yields MLIAVRRFIFISNPFLPGSQQHWVRQCLKTYPQKPNVCNLDMHMAPMETQDIWGRSAETLRKTGSRVREPKTLLEKLRWVTLGYHYNWDTKTYSADHYTPFPSDLHSISRHVAAACRFPGFNAEAGILNYYRTDSSLGIHVDESELDHTRPLLSFSFGQSAVFLLGGTQREDPPTAMYMHSGDVMVMSGHSRLLYHAVPRVVPAPKGDPLHPSLEEEGLGPGSDQGLAQDHTRGEAILIQPVSEEDWAVCSRYIQTSRVNMTIRQVLGSGQAFPAMDTTDKRIDAGHTDGYHDNQDGENVGLKRRRSDS; encoded by the exons ATGCTGATTGCCGTTCGCC ggttCATCTTTATATCCAACCCGTTCCTGCCAGGCTCCCAGCAGCACTGGGTGAGACAGTGTCTGAAGACCTACCCACAGAAACCCAACGTGTGTAACCTGGACATGCACATGGCTCCCATGGAAACACAAGACATCTGGGGGAGGAGTGCGGAAACCCTCCG GAAGACAGGTTCGAGGGTCAGGGAGCCCAAGACACTGCTGGAGAAGCTTCGCTGGGTGACCCTGGGCTACCACTACAACTGGGACACCAAG ACATACTCAGCAGATCACTACACTCCGTTCCCATCAGATCTCCACTCTATATCCCGCCATGTGGCCGCAGCCTGCCGATTTCCTGGGTTCAACGCAGAAGCTGGAATCCTCAACTACTACCGCACCGATTCGTCACTCGGGATCCACGTAGACGAATCAGAGCTGGACCACACTAGACCCCTCCTGTCATTCAG TTTTGGCCAATCCGCCGTCTTCCTGCTTGGTGGAACTCAGAGGGAAGACCCGCCCACCGCCATGTACATGCACAGCGGTGACGTCATGGTAATGTCAGGACACAGCCGCCTCCTCTACCACGCCGTGCCTCGCGTTGTCCCCGCCCCCAAGGGAGACCCCTTACACCCCTCTCTAGAGGAGGAGGGCCTAGGCCCAGGGTCAGACCAGGGACTCGCACAGGACCATACCCGGGGAGAGGCCATCCTGATCCAGCCGGTATCAGAGGAGGACTGGGCGGTGTGCTCCAGGTACATCCAGACCTCCAGGGTGAATATGACCATCAGACAGGTGCTTGGGTCTGGCCAGGCCTTCCCCGCCATGGACACGACAGACAAACGAATAGACGCGGGACACACGGATGGGTACCATGACAACCAGGATGGAGAGAATGTGggactgaagaggaggaggagtgactCATGA
- the alkbh1 gene encoding nucleic acid dioxygenase ALKBH1 isoform X2, which produces MCSRSTKRWGGKEIQTHCAEKKTLVDVTFVQSHVDGRVRLGFIFISNPFLPGSQQHWVRQCLKTYPQKPNVCNLDMHMAPMETQDIWGRSAETLRKTGSRVREPKTLLEKLRWVTLGYHYNWDTKTYSADHYTPFPSDLHSISRHVAAACRFPGFNAEAGILNYYRTDSSLGIHVDESELDHTRPLLSFSFGQSAVFLLGGTQREDPPTAMYMHSGDVMVMSGHSRLLYHAVPRVVPAPKGDPLHPSLEEEGLGPGSDQGLAQDHTRGEAILIQPVSEEDWAVCSRYIQTSRVNMTIRQVLGSGQAFPAMDTTDKRIDAGHTDGYHDNQDGENVGLKRRRSDS; this is translated from the exons ATGTGTTCGCGTTCTACAAAACGGTGGGGAGGAAAGGAAATCCAGACTCATTGTGCAGAAAAAAAAACACTAGTTGACGTGACGTTTGTCCAGAGCCATGTGGATGGGCGTGTCAGGCTAG ggttCATCTTTATATCCAACCCGTTCCTGCCAGGCTCCCAGCAGCACTGGGTGAGACAGTGTCTGAAGACCTACCCACAGAAACCCAACGTGTGTAACCTGGACATGCACATGGCTCCCATGGAAACACAAGACATCTGGGGGAGGAGTGCGGAAACCCTCCG GAAGACAGGTTCGAGGGTCAGGGAGCCCAAGACACTGCTGGAGAAGCTTCGCTGGGTGACCCTGGGCTACCACTACAACTGGGACACCAAG ACATACTCAGCAGATCACTACACTCCGTTCCCATCAGATCTCCACTCTATATCCCGCCATGTGGCCGCAGCCTGCCGATTTCCTGGGTTCAACGCAGAAGCTGGAATCCTCAACTACTACCGCACCGATTCGTCACTCGGGATCCACGTAGACGAATCAGAGCTGGACCACACTAGACCCCTCCTGTCATTCAG TTTTGGCCAATCCGCCGTCTTCCTGCTTGGTGGAACTCAGAGGGAAGACCCGCCCACCGCCATGTACATGCACAGCGGTGACGTCATGGTAATGTCAGGACACAGCCGCCTCCTCTACCACGCCGTGCCTCGCGTTGTCCCCGCCCCCAAGGGAGACCCCTTACACCCCTCTCTAGAGGAGGAGGGCCTAGGCCCAGGGTCAGACCAGGGACTCGCACAGGACCATACCCGGGGAGAGGCCATCCTGATCCAGCCGGTATCAGAGGAGGACTGGGCGGTGTGCTCCAGGTACATCCAGACCTCCAGGGTGAATATGACCATCAGACAGGTGCTTGGGTCTGGCCAGGCCTTCCCCGCCATGGACACGACAGACAAACGAATAGACGCGGGACACACGGATGGGTACCATGACAACCAGGATGGAGAGAATGTGggactgaagaggaggaggagtgactCATGA